A single genomic interval of Amblyomma americanum isolate KBUSLIRL-KWMA chromosome 11, ASM5285725v1, whole genome shotgun sequence harbors:
- the LOC144110567 gene encoding uncharacterized protein LOC144110567, producing MEYRVDGEVISSEEFENDPRWSRTVRAHNKLYPTTKPSSSNDASAASSSRTGTGKPAQPPQGKSTPPKIKKHAPLPRLAASDLKIVFRPGGGLDLRPVNGGALLQLLCTGAEIDYAQARSQDKLRINPYNNSFTVSTPSEARMKRYVQLQELRLHDRQYPMKTCVAAPDNAVKGILYNAVYNHTQEDIFSEARGAEPQPPLHDRRRPPTRPHQVHLGHLY from the coding sequence ATGGAGTACCGCGTCGATGGCGAAGTGATTTCCTCAGAAGAATTCGAAAATGATCCACGGTGGTCCCGCACCGTCCGGGCCCACAACAAGCTCTACCCCACCACGAAGCCGTCATCGTCCAATGACGCGTCAGCAGCGTCCAGTTCCCGGACAGGTACAGGCAAGCCCGCTCAACCGCCGCAAGGCAAGTCTACTCCACCGAAAATCAAGAAACACGCTCCACTTCCTCGTCTAGCAGCTTCAGACCTCAAGATTGTGTTCCGCCCGGGCGGTGGTCTCGACCTGCGGCCTGTGAACGGCGGAGCTCTTCTCCAGCTTCTCTGCACTGGCGCAGAGATCGACTACGCGCAAGCGCGGAGCCAGGACAAGCTCCGAATCAACCCTTACAATAACTCGTTCACCGTGAGTACGCCTTCGGAAGCCCGaatgaaacgatatgtccaacttcAAGAACTCAGGCTCCACGACCGACAGTATCCGATGAAGACATGCGTCGCGGCCCCCGACAACGCCGTCAAAGGGATACTCTACAACGCGGTATATAACCATACTCAAGAAGATATTTTCTCCGAGGCTCGTGGCGCTGAACCCCAGCCGCCACTTCACGATCGCCGACGCCCGCCAACTAGGCCGCATCAAGTCCATCTTGGTCACCTTTATTGA